Part of the Myxococcales bacterium genome is shown below.
AGGCCGTCGCCGCCGCGATGGCGACGAAGTGCGCCGCCAGCGGCTGCGACTTCGCCGTGCTCCTCGGCGACAACATCTACGAGTCGGGCATCAGCTCGCCCGACGATCCCGAGATGCAGTCCAAGTTCGAAGACATCTACGCGGCGCTCGACATGGACTTCCAGATCGTCCTCGGCAACCACGACTACGGCGGCCAAGGATACGGCAACGAGTTCGACAAGGCCGCGCACGAGGTCGCCTATTCGGCCAAATCGAAGAAATGGAAGCTGCCGGCGCCGCACTATCGCTTTCAGAAGACCCACGTCGACTTCTTCGTCCTCGACACCAACCTGATGATGTACGGCCGCGACGCGGCGCAGAAGACCGACGTGACCGGCTGGCTCGCCGAGAGCAACGCGCCGTGGAAGATCGCCCTCGGTCATCACCCCTACAAGTAGAACGGCCCGCACGGAAACGCGGGCACCTACGACGGCCTCTCAGACGGTTCGACGTTCTCGGGCAAGGGCGTCCAAACATTCATGGACGGCATCGTCTGCGGCAAGGTCGACTTGTATCTCTCGGCCCATGATCACTCGCTGCAGTGGCCGACCGACACTTGCAAGGGAACGGCGCTCGCGGTGTCCGGCGCGGGTGCGTCCCCGACGACGCTAAGTCCGAAGAACCCCACCAAGTTTGAGACGACGAAGCTCGGGTTCCTCTACGTCACGCTCACGAAGGCGTCGCTCACGGCGGAGTTCATCGACGAAACAGGCGCCTCGCTGCACACCGAGAAGCTATCCAAGTAGCCTCGTCGCGCCGCGTACTGTGAACTGCGCGTTCACGTCGCGCTGGGGAGACGCTGGGCGAGGGGGCGGCGAGACGCACGAGAGAAGCAGCGGGGCGGCGGCGCCATGCGAAGGTGACCTCCTGCTCCGGCGTGGCGCGACGCGCCAGCCTTGGGCCCCGTGGAGGCGTTCTCATGAAGCTTCGAGCGCTGCTGTTTGCATTGGCATTGCCGGTCTCTCTGGCGCTCGGCGGGTGCGCGGCCGACGCATCGGACGACGTCGACGACGCCGACGACGCCGACGGTGAGAGCGGCGAAGCGGCGCAGGAGCTGGTCTTGCGCGGGTACACGGAGCCGACGTCGGCGCACCGCGACGCCGCGCGCACGCGTTTCGCTCACGTCGATCCGAACGGCGTTGTGCCGCGGGCGCTGCTCGACAACGCGCTCGCGTTCGTCGTGGCCAACACGCAGCGCGTCAACCACGAGGACTACGTCGGCGTCATCGACTACGCGAAGCACTCGGGCAAGAAGCGCTTCTTCGTGGTCAACCTCGAGAGCGGCGCCGTCAGCGCGCACGTGGTGGCTCACGGCTCCGGCAGCGATCCGGGCAACTCGGGCTTCGCGAAGAGCTTTGGCAACGTGTCCGGGTCAAACCGCACGTCGCTCGGCTACTTCCTGACGGCCGAGACCTACTACGGTCGCGCCGGCTATTCGCTGCGGCTCGATGGTGTGTCGGACACCAACAGCCGCGCGCGCGGTCGCAACATCGTCATTCACGGCGCGTCGTACGTCGACTCGTGGCGCACCAAGCAGGGCCGCTCGTGGGGCTGCCCCGCCGTGCCCGAGGGTGAGCGCAACGACATCATCCGCAAGTTGCGCGACGGCCGCGTCATCTACGCGGAACGCTCTGACGTGATCGACGGCTGAGCAAGCAAGAGAGGTTAGTGCTTTGCCGCCGGCGGCTGGTACGAGCAGAGCGGATCTTCGGCCAGCGGATCGCCGGTCGCTGCGAAGGCGCGGGCGCGCGAGCCGCCGCAGACGGAGTGGAACGAGCAGATGCCGCACCGCCCACCGAAGTCGCCCGCGTGCCGGAGCGAGGTGAAGAGCGGCGCGTCGCGGTACATCTCGACGGGGTCGGCGGCGCGGACGTTGCCGGCGGAGAGCGGCAGGAAGCCGGACGGTGACACATCGCCGGTGTGCGAGATGAACATCACGCCGTTGCCGTCGCGGATGCCGAAGCCGCCGCGCATGGCGTTGGCCATAGGCAGGTGTTTGCGCTCGAGGACGATGCGCCGAAAGTGAGGCGCTTCCGTCGTGGTCACGATGGGAAAGCCGTCGCCGCGAGGCCGATCGGCAAGCCACTGAAGGACGCGCTCCGTCTCCTCCGCGTCGATCGGCGAGAGAACGGTGCCGCGGCCAACGCTCACCAAGAAGAAGAGACTCCATCGGGCCACGCCGAGCTGGCACGCGAGTGCATGAATGGCCTCCAGCTCGCCAAGGGTCTCCTTCGCGACGAGCGTGTTGACCTGCACCATGAGCTTCGCCTCGGCGGCAGCGCGCCCTGCCGCGAGGGTGCGCTCGAAACAACTGGGGACGCCGCGCATGGCGTCGTGCGATTGAGCGCTCGCTCCGTCGATGCTGAGTGAGATCGCGTCGACGCCGGCGTCCTTCAGCTTGTGAATAACCTCGGGGGTGAGCCGAGGCGTTGCGCTTGGCGACACCGAGACAGCGAGCCCGCGGGACCGCGCGTAGGCGATGAGGTCAAAGAGGTCGGCTCTTTCGAGCGGGTCGCCGCCGGTAAGCACCAGGTGCGGGCTCGGCTCACCAAAGGAGGCGAGCCGATCGATGAGCGAGCGGCCCTCCGTGGAGGACAACTCGTCGGGATCGCTGTTGGGCGACGCCTCGGCGCGGCAGTGGCGGCACGCGAGGCTGCAGGCGCGGGTCACCTCCCAGTAGATGCGCCGCGGGGCGCGACCGAAATCGAAGGCGTGGTCCGTGGACAAGCCGTGCATGGTGGGCGACCACGAGCAGGACCCGTACCAGGGAAAGATTGGGCCTCGGCGTTCTGCCGGGGCCCATTCTTGGGGGGCTATTGGGCCCGCTACGCGTGCGTCGCGAACGCGATGCGCTCGCGTGCGCGGATCTTGCGCGTGCCGCTCAGCGCTCCGGTGCGACGACCTTCACGCTGTTGGTGGGTGCGCCGTTCGCCAGGGAGAACTGGACCTTTGCGGAGTAGCTCGCCGGTGTGATGCGGCCGCTCGCGTCCTGCTGGTCCTTCTTTCCTTCAATGGCGAGCTCTGACGCCGACGTGAACTTCAGCGAATCGAGCGATGCGATGTTGAGGCCGAGATCGTAGGTCTTCACCTCAGGGAACGACATCAGCGACATGTACAGGTGATCGCCGTCCATCGCCGGATCGCCGCCCGCCACTTCGTACACGCGGGCCAGGACGCCCTCTCGCTCAATCTGCTTTATGCCGTAGACGCCACCCAAGAAGTTCGCGGCGGCGTCGGTCTGGGGCGTCACCGATTGCGTTCCGCCATGCGCCGCGGGGGCTTCCACCGACAACGTGGGCGCGACGCGGCCTGCCGTGAGCGAGTAGCGAATCGTAACCTGCCCGTCCTCCTTCTTCGTGTTCCCTTCGGCGTCGAGCGTGTCCCACGAGACCGACAAGCGAACGACGCCTGCCGACGGGACCTCGACCTTCGCGACCGTAGACACGTTGAGGCCCGTGTCCCATACGGTGTCGGATTCGTCGCCGCTGAGGCCGAGCCATAGGTAGTTGCCGTTCATCGCCGGATCGCCGCCGCCCATCTCGAAGACGCGAACGTCGAGCTCGTCGGGGCTTCCGACGTTGGTCACGTTCCAGAGGCTGGCGAGGTGCTGGTGTTCGGGCTTCGTCGACGCGAGCACATCCCTCGCGATCGGCGCTGCGGGGGGAGGCGGCGCATCGGTGGCGCGAACCTCGCTGCTCGCGGTCTCGTCGCCGCCCGACGATGCGGAACATCCACCGAGCATGAGCGCGGCCAGGACGAATGAAGAACCGACAAGGAAGTTGGAAAGGGACATGACGAAGCCTCCACGGGGAGCCTCAGCATCAAGCGCGCCGCGCGAAGGGCACCAATTTTTCGAGCAGACACCTCGGATTTGCGCGAACTGTGATCGCTCTCGGCCCGCGGACCCTTCGCAGCTCATGGATCGCACCGCGCCGCATTGGATCGGTTCGGTTCGCCGATTCCGGAGGTTCGCGCAGGCTTATTTCTCCGCCTCGTCGTCCTCGTCGTCGTCCCCACCGCCCGTCGCCGTTTCTCCGGCGACGGGGGTGAAGACCACGCGTCCGTCACCGTTCGATTCGGCGAGCGCTTGAGGGAGGGCTGCGTAGGCGTCGGGCACCGAGCCAAAGGTCCCGCGCGGCAGCGCCCCGAGCTCTTGGGCCGCCCAGACGTCGAACGGCACGAAGCCGCCGATGCGCGCGACGCCGTCCTCGAAAGAGAGGACGAGGACCGGGTATTCGCCCGCGTCGTCGGCGTTGCCGGCGTAGAGGCAGGCAGCCGGGGTCAGGTCGGCGCCGAAGAAGACGCAGTCCTCCGAGAGAAGTTCGTACGCTTCGGCGAACGCTGGAACGGCCGCTTCGCCGAACTGCTCTTCGACGACTTCTTCGAGCGACATGCCCTCGATCTCGAACTCATCCTCGTCGTATTCAATGCCAAGCCACGCGCCGTCGAAGCCGAGCAATTCCTTCATGCCCGGCGAAATTGGCTCGCCGTTGGGAAGCTTCAGCTTGCGCGCAACAGAGACGGGCTCCGGTTCGGCGATGAGGCCGCTCGCTCGCGCGCTCTCGATGGCCTTCTTGATGAGTTTGTTTCCCCGAAGCGCGGTGGGTTCTTTCTTGGCTGCCATGGTGGTCGGTAGCTTCTGCGCAGGTGTGGCAGGCGTCAACGCCGCGCGCGTTCCCCCCGCCCGGGGCCGCGCGCCCGGGCGCCCGCGGCGCCACGCGCTGCGCGGGGTTCGAGCAGCGACGGCCGCATCCCCGATCGAGCGTGTTCGGCTCTCGTCGTCGCGCGGAGAAGCGGGGAGCACACGGCAGGCTCCGGCGCCCGGGTAAAAGCGGCCGTTCGCGCCGGGCGCGGCGTAGCCGTTGATGAGCACGCGCCGCGGCGTCGTCGAATGGTTCGGCGTGCTGCCGTGGATCGCGTACGGGCCGAAGAGGAGCACATCGCCGGCGCGACCCGTGACGGGCACTGCACGCGACGCGTCGACCTCCGGACCGCGACCAGGGGCGCACGCGAGCCGCCCCCGTTCGTCGAGCTGGGCCGCGTCTTGCGGCAAGAACTCGAGCGGACCGTTCTCTTCGGTCATGTCGTCCACGAGGAGGATCGTTTGGACGTAAGACCCGCGACCGGTCACGTCGCGCCAGGTGTTGTTCCCTTTGTCCCGGTGCTGAATGTCTTGATGCCAATCAAACGCGACGCCGTCGTTGGGCATCTTGAAATGCGCTTGGCAGAGGAGTTGCTCGCAACACGGCGTGCCGAGGAGCTCGAGCGCCGGTTCGACGAGCCGCGAGTCCTCGCTCAAGCGCAGCAACGTCGGCTCGGCGCCGCCGGCCCAGACCACGCGCTGCACGACGACGGCGGCCGCGCCTCCCGTCGAAGCGCTCAGGACAAAGAACGCTCCTGCGTGATCGCCGGTCGCGCGAAGCGTCTGCGCCGTGGCGTACATGCGCTCGAAGGCGTGACGCGCGGGTCGCACTTCTTCTTCTGAGAAGAGACCGCGAAGAACGACAAAGCCGCCCTCGTTAAATGCTCGCCGCTCGTCGTCTGACAGCGCCATCGTGGACCTCCCAGGGTCGCTCCCAAGTGTAGCGGGCCGCCGGGCCGACCAAAACTTTCCGGCGTGGGCGACGGGGCGGCCGGTCCCTGCACGGGGCGCGCGCCGCTAACGCGGCAGCGAGAAGGCGCGCACGCTGTCGGCGCCGCTCTTGTGGCAGTCGATGCACACCGAGGGCTTGCCCGAATACTTCGAGGTGTCGTCGAAATATTCAGCCCAGAACCAGCCGTCTTTGCGCTTCTCCATGATCGCGATCAGCTCCAGGTCGCCGTCGTCCCAGCCATCTTTCACGATGACCGCGCCTCGGGCCACGCATCGAGCGCCTTGCCCGCAGCGAGCGCCTCTCGGACGACGGCGTTTACGTAGATGTCCACCTCGCTCGCGTGGGGCGACTCGGCCTTGCGGCGCGCCTCGTAGCCTGGGGCGCGGGTCCAACTGCGGTAGTTCTCGCCGCGCACGCGTCCGAGGAGGGCCGATGCTTCTTCTGGCGCTTGGTCGTCACCGCAGCCGACAGCGGCAAGGAAGAGGAGGCTCGTGGCAAGGTTGCGAAGGCTCATGATGCGCCTACGCCCGACGTGGTCATCGGTTACCGCGTTCGTTGAAGAACGTGTCCGACGGTGAGGGACTGTTGCGCGCCGCGGAACGGCGTGTTGCGCGTGCGACGTTGAGCGTCGATCACTTCTGGAGCGCAGGCCCTAGGGGCACCGAGACCACACGCGGCGCTCCGCCGTGCGGTGCCACCGAGACAAACACGCGACCCCGGTGGAGGGCCGGGCGCCCGAAGAGCTCCTCGTCGGCGGCGAGCACATGCCGCGTCGCGAAGCTGCCGCCC
Proteins encoded:
- a CDS encoding radical SAM protein translates to MHGLSTDHAFDFGRAPRRIYWEVTRACSLACRHCRAEASPNSDPDELSSTEGRSLIDRLASFGEPSPHLVLTGGDPLERADLFDLIAYARSRGLAVSVSPSATPRLTPEVIHKLKDAGVDAISLSIDGASAQSHDAMRGVPSCFERTLAAGRAAAEAKLMVQVNTLVAKETLGELEAIHALACQLGVARWSLFFLVSVGRGTVLSPIDAEETERVLQWLADRPRGDGFPIVTTTEAPHFRRIVLERKHLPMANAMRGGFGIRDGNGVMFISHTGDVSPSGFLPLSAGNVRAADPVEMYRDAPLFTSLRHAGDFGGRCGICSFHSVCGGSRARAFAATGDPLAEDPLCSYQPPAAKH
- a CDS encoding phytanoyl-CoA dioxygenase family protein, which produces MALSDDERRAFNEGGFVVLRGLFSEEEVRPARHAFERMYATAQTLRATGDHAGAFFVLSASTGGAAAVVVQRVVWAGGAEPTLLRLSEDSRLVEPALELLGTPCCEQLLCQAHFKMPNDGVAFDWHQDIQHRDKGNNTWRDVTGRGSYVQTILLVDDMTEENGPLEFLPQDAAQLDERGRLACAPGRGPEVDASRAVPVTGRAGDVLLFGPYAIHGSTPNHSTTPRRVLINGYAAPGANGRFYPGAGACRVLPASPRDDESRTRSIGDAAVAARTPRSAWRRGRPGARPRAGGTRAALTPATPAQKLPTTMAAKKEPTALRGNKLIKKAIESARASGLIAEPEPVSVARKLKLPNGEPISPGMKELLGFDGAWLGIEYDEDEFEIEGMSLEEVVEEQFGEAAVPAFAEAYELLSEDCVFFGADLTPAACLYAGNADDAGEYPVLVLSFEDGVARIGGFVPFDVWAAQELGALPRGTFGSVPDAYAALPQALAESNGDGRVVFTPVAGETATGGGDDDEDDEAEK
- a CDS encoding metallophosphoesterase codes for the protein MGLRSLTVLLAPALVVVAACSSSTTASSSTPSNTDAGVDATVARDDVRFVALGDTGKGNAGQKAVAAAMATKCAASGCDFAVLLGDNIYESGISSPDDPEMQSKFEDIYAALDMDFQIVLGNHDYGGQGYGNEFDKAAHEVAYSAKSKKWKLPAPHYRFQKTHVDFFVLDTNLMMYGRDAAQKTDVTGWLAESNAPWKIALGHHPYK
- a CDS encoding murein L,D-transpeptidase catalytic domain family protein, with amino-acid sequence MKLRALLFALALPVSLALGGCAADASDDVDDADDADGESGEAAQELVLRGYTEPTSAHRDAARTRFAHVDPNGVVPRALLDNALAFVVANTQRVNHEDYVGVIDYAKHSGKKRFFVVNLESGAVSAHVVAHGSGSDPGNSGFAKSFGNVSGSNRTSLGYFLTAETYYGRAGYSLRLDGVSDTNSRARGRNIVIHGASYVDSWRTKQGRSWGCPAVPEGERNDIIRKLRDGRVIYAERSDVIDG